From the genome of Campylobacter concisus:
TAGACTCAAACGCTAAAATTTGGATACTTGAGACTAGCTCATTTACACTTCACTACACAAATCACGCTACACCTGGTATCTACGTGCTTTTGCCGATCACTCCAGATCATCTAAGCTGGCATGGCGACATGAGCGAGTACGAAAAGGCTAAGCTAAAGCCGCTTGCTAGTATGAGCGAAAGTAGCGTGGTGATCGTGCCTGAAATTTACGCCAATACGCCAACAAAGGCAAAAGTGATCGCTTACAAAGACGAGAGCGATCTGGCTAAATTTTGCGGTGTAAGCGTAGATAGTATAAATTTTAAAACGCCATTTTTGCTTGATGCGCTGCTAGCACTTGCGGTGGAGAAAATTTTATTTGACCGCTGCGACGTGGAGCTTTTAAACACATTTGTTATTGAAGCAAACAAGCTCGAAGAATTTAGCGATAAAAATGGCAAAACCTGGGTCAATGACACAAAAGCGACTAACATTGATGCGAGCATACAGGCTGTAAAACGCTACAAAGATCATTTCATACATCTAATACTTGGCGGCGATGATAAGGGTGTTGACATGACGCTACTTTTTGAAGACTTAAAGAGCTTAAGAGTAAAAATTTACGCCATTGGCTCAAATAGTGACAAACTTATGAAATTAGCGACTAAATTTGGCATACCGGCTTTAAAATGCGATTTTTTACAAAATGCTGTCAATGAGATAAATAAAGAGCTAAAGACCAGCGAGATAGCACTTCTTAGCCCGGCAGCTGCGAGCCTTGATCAGTTTAAGAGCTATGCCGAGCGAGGCGATAAATTTAAAGAGTTTATAAAGGCGCTTTAAATTTACAAGCCCTTTTAAGTAGCCTTGTCAAAAATAAAAACATGCAAATTTGTGTTTTTGACATAAATTTTTACTATAAAGTTTTATTGTTGAATACTTTTTAAGTTTGTGCTAATATTTAGCAAAAATTTCCAAGGAAGTTTAATGCCTCTAACGCCCAGAAATGATGTAAATTTTAAAAGAAATTTAATAGATATTATAAAATTTTCATATGACAATGACATAAGCAGACCATTTATATCTAACAACAAACTACTTATTGGATATGGCTTTAGCCTAAAAGATGATATAGAACTTATTTGTGCTCAAATTTATAAAAACAACAAAGACAAAGTCATAAAAGATGTCAAGCAAACTATTGCTAACACCACAAGTAAGACTACCATAGAAAAGATAGACACAGATGAACTTTTTAAAAAGATAAATGATGCCGCAAAAGGGGCTTATGCAAAGTCTGGAGGTGCCGATACTTTGCCTGAGTTTGAATTTAGCTCGGAAGATCAGCTAAATGCCATCTTGGAGCAAAAGCTTACGCCGCTAATCCAAGAGATAAATCAAAAATTAAATAACTCTCCGCTTAAAAATTTACAAGCCGTTTCACTTACTTCCGATACGCAAAATGGTCAAATTTCAAGAGAGCATGTCGCACTTTTAGCACTTCTTTATATCAGTAAGAAAAGCAATATTGATCCATCCCTAGCAAGCTACATCAAAAGCAAAAATCGTTTTAAGGCCTGGTTTTGGCTAGCATATGAAAGCTTTAGTGATGAAGCAAGCAATAAAATATCTCTTTTGCGAGAAAAAATTTCAACTCAGTTTGGGCTTTATGAAAGTGATGAACAAAATGTTAATTTTGCCGAGTGCATAGATGTTTTTAGCCATTTAAATATATCCAAAGTAAAATATAAATCAAAAAACCAAAACAATAAAGAGATCATCCAAAACGTCACTCATTTAGAATTTATGAAGCTTCAAGAAAATGGATCAAATTTAAACGCATCAGATGTATCAAAGTGTGAGGCTTTATTTCAGCCATTTGTTACAAAGATAAATTCTTTATTAAGC
Proteins encoded in this window:
- the murD gene encoding UDP-N-acetylmuramoyl-L-alanine--D-glutamate ligase, whose product is MRKSLFGYGGTIKAIAKNFIKDGLWDIYDDKFSEISKDEFGNAFLPVSEFDPAKSSLEIPSPGIPPHHELIKKARNLVSEYDYFYEIYKENLPFNIWISGTNGKTTTTKMTQHLLGSKGSVMGGNVGIALANLDSNAKIWILETSSFTLHYTNHATPGIYVLLPITPDHLSWHGDMSEYEKAKLKPLASMSESSVVIVPEIYANTPTKAKVIAYKDESDLAKFCGVSVDSINFKTPFLLDALLALAVEKILFDRCDVELLNTFVIEANKLEEFSDKNGKTWVNDTKATNIDASIQAVKRYKDHFIHLILGGDDKGVDMTLLFEDLKSLRVKIYAIGSNSDKLMKLATKFGIPALKCDFLQNAVNEINKELKTSEIALLSPAAASLDQFKSYAERGDKFKEFIKAL